In one Butyrivibrio proteoclasticus B316 genomic region, the following are encoded:
- the obgE gene encoding GTPase ObgE: MPVFVDKAKIFIQSGKGGDGHISFRREKFVNNGGPDGGDGGKGGDVIFKVDEGINTLADFHYGGKYKAENGQDGNKRRCHGKNGSDLIIKVPEGTVIKEAASGQVIADMSGDNKEAVILKGGRGGNGNMHYATSTMQAPKYAQPGQPAIELEVLLELKVIADVGLVGFPNVGKSTFLSKVSNAKPKIANYHFTTLSPMLGVVDLKDARGFVVADIPGLIEGASEGAGLGHEFLRHIERTRVMIHVVDAASTEGRDPFEDIEAINNELKTYNADITQKPQVIAANKIDMLPDGENSEVIQKIRDKYEPLGVKVFATSTLTGQGIQELLYYISKVLSEINEKPVIFEQEFFPETMAKQADEAFTVEYDEDEKEYVVEGPKIEKMLGYTNLESEKGFAFFQKFMADNGILDELEKLHIQEGDTVRMYGFSFEYYRNADTVPGNFEEDEEE, translated from the coding sequence ATGCCTGTATTCGTAGATAAAGCGAAAATCTTTATACAGAGTGGAAAAGGTGGCGATGGCCATATTTCCTTTAGAAGAGAGAAATTTGTAAATAATGGTGGCCCGGATGGTGGCGATGGCGGAAAAGGCGGCGATGTCATTTTCAAAGTCGATGAGGGTATCAATACTCTCGCTGATTTCCATTACGGCGGTAAATACAAAGCAGAAAACGGTCAGGATGGCAATAAAAGACGTTGCCACGGTAAGAATGGATCTGACCTTATCATAAAGGTTCCGGAAGGAACTGTAATTAAGGAAGCAGCCAGCGGACAGGTTATTGCAGATATGAGCGGCGATAACAAAGAAGCTGTTATATTAAAAGGCGGACGAGGCGGTAACGGAAACATGCATTATGCTACATCAACAATGCAGGCTCCCAAATATGCGCAGCCTGGTCAGCCTGCTATAGAGTTGGAAGTTCTTCTGGAGCTTAAGGTTATTGCAGATGTTGGACTTGTAGGATTCCCAAATGTAGGTAAATCCACATTCCTTTCCAAGGTTTCCAATGCCAAGCCTAAGATTGCTAATTATCATTTCACGACTTTATCACCTATGCTTGGTGTAGTTGATCTCAAGGATGCCAGAGGATTCGTAGTTGCAGATATTCCTGGCCTAATAGAAGGAGCATCTGAGGGTGCAGGACTTGGACATGAATTTCTGCGTCATATTGAGAGAACACGTGTTATGATCCATGTTGTTGATGCTGCTTCTACAGAAGGACGTGATCCTTTTGAAGATATTGAAGCTATCAACAATGAGCTTAAGACATATAATGCAGATATTACACAAAAGCCTCAGGTAATTGCTGCCAATAAGATTGATATGCTTCCTGATGGTGAAAATTCAGAAGTGATCCAGAAGATCAGGGATAAGTATGAGCCTCTTGGAGTTAAGGTTTTTGCTACATCTACCTTAACTGGTCAAGGCATACAGGAACTGTTATACTATATTAGTAAGGTATTGTCTGAAATTAATGAGAAGCCTGTTATATTTGAACAGGAATTTTTCCCTGAGACAATGGCTAAACAGGCTGATGAAGCATTTACTGTCGAGTATGATGAAGACGAAAAAGAATACGTAGTAGAAGGCCCTAAGATTGAAAAAATGCTTGGATATACAAATCTTGAATCAGAAAAAGGATTTGCATTCTTCCAGAAATTTATGGCTGATAATGGTATTCTTGATGAACTTGAAAAGCTTCACATTCAGGAAGGCGACACTGTTCGCATGTATGGATTTAGTTTTGAGTACTATAGAAATGCTGACACAGTACCCGGAAATTTTGAAGAGGATGAAGAAGAATGA
- the hisIE gene encoding bifunctional phosphoribosyl-AMP cyclohydrolase/phosphoribosyl-ATP diphosphatase HisIE, giving the protein MSDYKKRFLASIFLKDEKAVRSFSDPTVINNDPAILAQEYSNSNVDGIIVFDLSAAGDDRAHEKALDIIKDICKASDVPVIGAGNVKRMEDIKKLLYAGCKKACLNFSKTGNIEILTEVSEKFGKDKIIACFSDPRQIDLSKEDVLKFVSELIYVGFNADNKAFPECEMPITVITDDSSFAQKPYKLFVMETRISGISGNVINDNALNISEYKEVCLENGIDILRLEPKFSFADLKKNSDGMVPVIVQDYRTDQVLMLAYMNEEAYNKTLSTGKMTYFSRSRNKLWLKGETSSHFQYVMSLTADCDLDTILAKVKQIGAACHTGSYSCFFNEIASKDYSEKNPQKVLDSVFDVIKDRKVNPREGSYTNYLFDKGLDKILKKVGEEATEMVIAAKNEGSNEIVYEMSDFLYHMMVLMAEKNVSWEEITDELSRR; this is encoded by the coding sequence ATGTCAGATTACAAGAAAAGATTCTTAGCTTCAATTTTTTTAAAGGATGAAAAGGCTGTAAGATCATTTAGTGATCCAACAGTTATTAACAATGATCCTGCGATTCTTGCACAGGAATATTCAAATTCAAATGTCGACGGAATAATTGTTTTTGATCTCTCGGCTGCAGGAGATGACAGGGCTCATGAAAAAGCACTTGATATTATAAAAGATATTTGCAAAGCTTCAGATGTTCCTGTAATTGGGGCCGGTAATGTGAAGCGAATGGAAGATATCAAGAAACTTCTCTATGCCGGATGCAAGAAAGCCTGTCTAAATTTTAGCAAAACAGGCAATATTGAAATCCTGACAGAGGTTTCTGAAAAGTTTGGCAAAGATAAAATCATCGCATGTTTTAGTGATCCAAGACAAATTGATTTAAGTAAAGAAGATGTCCTAAAGTTTGTAAGCGAGCTTATTTATGTGGGCTTTAATGCAGATAATAAGGCTTTTCCTGAATGCGAAATGCCAATTACTGTTATTACAGATGACAGCTCTTTTGCCCAGAAGCCTTATAAACTTTTTGTGATGGAAACAAGGATCAGTGGTATATCAGGAAATGTTATTAACGATAATGCCTTGAATATCTCAGAATATAAAGAAGTCTGCCTTGAGAATGGAATTGACATTTTAAGGCTTGAACCAAAGTTTAGCTTTGCTGATCTTAAAAAGAATTCAGATGGCATGGTTCCTGTAATTGTTCAGGATTACAGAACAGATCAGGTTCTGATGTTGGCATATATGAACGAAGAGGCTTATAATAAAACTCTAAGTACAGGTAAGATGACATATTTTAGTCGCAGCAGAAACAAACTGTGGCTAAAGGGTGAGACAAGTTCGCATTTTCAGTATGTTATGTCACTAACAGCCGACTGCGATCTTGATACTATTCTTGCCAAGGTTAAACAGATTGGCGCAGCATGTCACACAGGCAGTTATTCCTGCTTCTTTAATGAGATAGCCTCCAAAGACTACTCAGAGAAGAATCCTCAGAAAGTCCTTGACAGCGTATTTGATGTTATTAAGGACAGAAAGGTCAACCCTAGAGAAGGCTCTTATACCAATTATCTTTTTGATAAAGGACTTGATAAGATCCTTAAGAAGGTCGGTGAAGAAGCTACCGAGATGGTCATAGCTGCCAAGAACGAAGGCTCCAATGAAATAGTTTACGAAATGTCTGATTTCCTGTATCATATGATGGTCCTCATGGCTGAGAAAAATGTCAGCTGGGAGGAAATAACTGATGAACTGTCTAGACGATAA
- the hisB gene encoding imidazoleglycerol-phosphate dehydratase HisB produces the protein MEKRVSTVARKTKETDISISLNIDGSGISNIETGNGFFDHMLDGFTRHGLFDLTVKAKGDLNVDCHHTVEDTGIVLGQAIAQAVGDKKGIKRYGSMILPMDETLVMCAIDLSGRPYFVMDGEFSSPMVGDFDTQMVREFFYAVSYSAGMNLHLRIITGHNDHHKIEALFKAFSKALDEATTIDLRITDVLSTKGAL, from the coding sequence ATGGAGAAACGTGTATCAACAGTTGCAAGAAAGACCAAGGAAACGGATATTTCTATTTCACTTAATATTGATGGTTCGGGAATTAGCAACATAGAAACAGGTAATGGATTTTTTGATCATATGCTTGATGGATTTACCAGGCACGGTTTATTTGATCTAACTGTCAAGGCTAAGGGAGATCTTAATGTTGATTGTCATCACACAGTAGAAGATACCGGAATTGTACTTGGACAAGCTATTGCACAGGCTGTAGGAGATAAAAAGGGCATAAAGCGCTATGGAAGCATGATCCTTCCTATGGATGAGACGCTTGTAATGTGCGCAATAGACTTAAGCGGACGTCCTTACTTTGTTATGGATGGAGAGTTTTCATCCCCTATGGTTGGTGATTTTGATACTCAGATGGTCAGAGAGTTTTTCTATGCAGTGTCTTATTCGGCAGGTATGAATCTTCACCTTAGGATCATTACAGGCCACAATGATCACCACAAAATAGAAGCCTTGTTTAAAGCTTTTTCCAAGGCACTTGATGAAGCAACTACAATAGACCTTAGAATTACCGATGTTCTCAGTACAAAAGGAGCACTTTGA
- the rpmA gene encoding 50S ribosomal protein L27, with protein MMNMNLQFFAHKKGVGSTKNGRDSESKRLGAKRADGQFVKAGNILYRQRGTHIHPGVNVGIGSDDTLFALVDGVLRFERKGRDKKQASVHPVENK; from the coding sequence ATGATGAATATGAACCTTCAATTTTTTGCTCATAAAAAGGGTGTTGGATCAACAAAGAATGGTAGAGATTCTGAATCCAAGAGACTCGGAGCAAAAAGAGCTGACGGACAATTCGTAAAGGCCGGTAATATTTTATACAGACAGCGTGGAACACACATTCATCCTGGTGTAAATGTAGGCATCGGTAGCGATGATACATTATTTGCACTTGTTGATGGTGTTCTTAGATTTGAGCGCAAGGGCAGAGATAAAAAGCAGGCTAGCGTTCATCCTGTAGAGAATAAGTAA
- a CDS encoding ribosomal-processing cysteine protease Prp: MTTITITKTSDDRYKIIECSGHAGFAEYGEDIVCAAVSVLSINLINSLDQFTEDKISIEQDEDLGLIRLRFDDDPSHDADLFVKSFELGVDSIFRQYGKKFLNIKFRRE; this comes from the coding sequence ATGACTACTATAACTATTACAAAAACATCTGATGACAGATACAAGATCATAGAGTGCAGTGGACATGCAGGATTCGCTGAATACGGTGAGGATATCGTTTGTGCTGCTGTTTCAGTTCTCAGTATCAATCTTATTAACTCATTGGATCAGTTCACTGAAGATAAGATTTCTATTGAACAGGATGAAGACCTTGGACTTATCAGATTGAGATTTGATGATGATCCATCTCATGATGCAGATTTATTTGTTAAATCTTTTGAATTAGGTGTAGATAGTATATTCAGACAGTATGGAAAGAAATTTTTGAACATTAAATTTAGGAGGGAATAA
- a CDS encoding ribonuclease E/G — translation MSEGQIILANYKGSDVITGFIDGRMEFLSFERDNHINDIYIGKVDHIVKNLNAAFIKYDSENIGYLPLDKISCACVTNRTFTENDTLKNGDEIIVQIDSEAIKTKKAKLTTALSVSGKYSVITVGRSGVGASVKLSDEVRRHLVDSTRNIFNNIRDEYCDRLYGSDIGLIIRTNAGEIPEEAFEAEISDDIKNCAERVATILSEGRSRTIYTCLYHAGVNNLDRAKSFMKNAGIIDCRVIEDNGIHGIRSKIDELRQNRIWLKSGAFIIIEQLESFNAIDVNTGKAIKGKSNISLEVNLEAANEIMRQVRLRNLTGMILIDFINMKQDEDYEKLIAHMKKLCRQDQIHTNYVDITGLGIMELTRNKNDKSLKEILHEVENAVDNR, via the coding sequence ATGTCTGAAGGTCAGATTATTCTTGCAAATTACAAAGGCAGTGATGTTATTACAGGTTTTATCGATGGCAGAATGGAATTTCTTTCTTTTGAAAGAGATAACCATATAAACGACATTTATATAGGCAAGGTTGATCATATAGTCAAAAACCTTAATGCTGCTTTTATAAAATATGATAGCGAAAACATAGGATATTTGCCTCTGGATAAAATATCATGTGCTTGCGTTACGAACAGAACATTTACAGAAAATGATACTTTAAAAAATGGCGATGAAATAATAGTTCAGATAGATTCAGAGGCCATTAAGACCAAAAAGGCCAAGCTTACTACAGCTCTTTCTGTATCAGGCAAGTACTCAGTAATTACTGTTGGGAGAAGCGGAGTTGGTGCGTCTGTCAAACTATCTGATGAAGTCAGAAGGCATTTAGTAGATAGCACCAGAAACATATTTAATAATATCAGAGATGAATATTGCGACCGCTTATATGGATCTGATATAGGACTTATCATCAGAACAAATGCCGGCGAAATTCCTGAGGAAGCATTTGAAGCAGAGATATCGGATGATATCAAAAACTGCGCAGAAAGAGTAGCAACAATTCTTTCAGAGGGCCGCAGCCGAACAATCTATACCTGCCTTTATCATGCGGGAGTAAATAACCTTGATAGGGCAAAGAGTTTTATGAAAAATGCAGGTATCATTGATTGCCGGGTAATTGAAGACAATGGCATCCATGGAATAAGATCCAAAATTGATGAGCTTCGCCAGAATAGAATATGGCTAAAAAGCGGAGCTTTTATAATAATTGAGCAGCTAGAAAGCTTTAATGCGATAGATGTTAATACCGGTAAGGCTATAAAAGGCAAGAGCAATATCTCCCTGGAAGTTAATCTTGAAGCTGCAAATGAAATAATGAGACAAGTAAGGCTGCGTAATCTTACCGGCATGATCCTGATCGACTTCATCAATATGAAGCAGGATGAAGACTATGAAAAACTTATAGCACATATGAAAAAATTATGCAGGCAGGATCAGATTCATACTAATTACGTAGATATTACTGGACTTGGCATAATGGAATTAACAAGAAATAAAAACGATAAATCATTAAAAGAAATTTTGCATGAAGTTGAAAATGCTGTTGACAACAGATAA
- a CDS encoding TIGR03960 family B12-binding radical SAM protein, with amino-acid sequence MNYNLALSDETLLSIEKPERYIGNEVNSVYKDKDAVDIRFAMCFPDVYEIGMSHLGIQILYGLFNSFDDVWCERVYSPWTDMDKVLREKDIPLFALESQEPVKNFDFLGFTIQYEMCYTNILQVLDLSKIPLLAADRTWDDPIVVGGGPCTYNPEPITDFFDFFYIGEGETRYREIFDMYKQARKDGISRQEFLRKLSHVPGMYVPSLYNVEYNEDCTIKSMKPIYDDVPATVNKEMCTDLSSEFYPTKPVVPYIKITQDRVVLEVMRGCIRGCRFCQAGQLYKPLREKNIEYLKQHALESLKNTGYEEISLSSLSSSDYSQLPELLDFLIKECNDKKVNISLPSLRIDAFSLDVMSKVQDVKKSSLTFAPEAGTQRMRDVINKGLTEEDILRGSHEAFLGGWNKVKLYFMLGLPTETDEDILGIGDIANKVAVEYFETMPKEKRNGRTIDIVASTSFFVPKPFTPFQWAPMNTKEEFLEKANKTRKGIMSQLNQKHIKYNWHEADASMMEGILARGDRRLNKVILKAYENGCIYDAWGEYFHFDVWMKIFEECGIDPFFYTTRERGDDEIFPWDILNCGVTKAFLLREWKNALAGQKSSNCRLGCLGCGAASYGVGVCKEGKNNA; translated from the coding sequence ATGAATTATAATTTAGCTCTTTCAGATGAGACACTCCTAAGTATTGAGAAACCGGAGAGATACATTGGCAATGAGGTCAACAGCGTTTACAAGGATAAAGACGCTGTCGACATCCGATTTGCCATGTGTTTTCCTGATGTTTACGAGATAGGAATGTCTCATCTTGGCATTCAGATCCTTTATGGATTATTTAACTCTTTTGACGATGTTTGGTGTGAAAGAGTTTATTCACCATGGACTGATATGGATAAGGTTTTAAGAGAAAAAGACATACCTCTTTTTGCTCTTGAATCTCAGGAACCTGTTAAAAACTTTGATTTCCTGGGCTTTACTATCCAGTATGAGATGTGTTACACAAATATCCTTCAGGTCCTTGACCTGTCTAAGATTCCACTTCTTGCTGCTGACAGAACCTGGGATGATCCTATTGTAGTGGGCGGAGGTCCTTGTACCTATAATCCAGAGCCTATAACTGACTTTTTTGACTTTTTCTATATCGGTGAAGGCGAGACCAGATATAGAGAAATATTTGATATGTACAAACAGGCCAGAAAAGATGGTATTTCAAGGCAGGAGTTTCTGCGTAAGCTCAGCCATGTTCCTGGAATGTACGTGCCATCACTTTACAATGTCGAATATAATGAGGACTGCACTATAAAGTCCATGAAACCTATATACGACGACGTTCCTGCAACTGTTAACAAAGAGATGTGCACAGATCTTTCATCTGAGTTTTATCCTACCAAACCTGTTGTGCCATATATCAAGATAACTCAGGACAGAGTTGTGCTTGAGGTCATGAGAGGATGTATCAGAGGTTGCAGATTCTGTCAGGCAGGCCAGCTCTATAAGCCCCTTAGGGAAAAGAATATTGAATATCTTAAGCAGCATGCGCTTGAATCCTTAAAAAATACCGGCTACGAAGAAATTTCTTTAAGTTCACTTAGCTCCAGTGATTATTCACAGCTTCCTGAACTCTTGGATTTCCTGATAAAAGAGTGTAATGACAAGAAGGTTAACATTTCCCTTCCTTCACTTCGTATTGATGCTTTTTCTCTTGATGTAATGAGCAAGGTTCAGGACGTAAAAAAGAGCTCACTTACTTTTGCGCCTGAAGCAGGAACTCAGCGTATGAGAGACGTCATAAATAAAGGTCTTACTGAGGAAGATATACTTAGAGGCTCTCACGAGGCTTTCCTTGGTGGATGGAATAAGGTTAAGCTTTATTTCATGCTGGGACTTCCTACTGAGACTGATGAAGATATTCTCGGCATAGGAGATATTGCCAATAAAGTTGCCGTAGAATACTTTGAAACTATGCCTAAGGAAAAGAGAAACGGCAGGACAATTGATATTGTTGCAAGTACATCCTTCTTTGTGCCCAAGCCATTTACACCTTTCCAATGGGCTCCTATGAATACCAAAGAAGAGTTCCTTGAAAAAGCTAATAAAACGCGTAAAGGAATCATGTCTCAGCTCAATCAGAAGCATATTAAATATAACTGGCATGAAGCTGATGCAAGTATGATGGAAGGCATTCTTGCAAGAGGCGACAGAAGGCTTAACAAGGTCATACTCAAGGCTTACGAGAATGGCTGTATTTATGATGCCTGGGGAGAATACTTCCATTTTGATGTATGGATGAAGATATTTGAAGAATGCGGAATTGATCCTTTCTTCTATACAACCAGAGAACGAGGCGATGATGAGATATTCCCTTGGGATATATTGAACTGCGGTGTAACTAAGGCATTTCTTTTAAGAGAATGGAAAAACGCACTTGCCGGTCAAAAATCCAGCAATTGCAGACTTGGATGTCTTGGCTGCGGAGCTGCCTCCTATGGAGTAGGTGTATGTAAGGAGGGCAAGAATAATGCATAA
- the yhbY gene encoding ribosome assembly RNA-binding protein YhbY: MTFTSKQRAYLKSLAADLEPVFQIGKSSVSPEVISAISESFNTHELIKITVLKNCLDDVKEVAITVSERTRSDLVQVIGRKFVLYKPFKDDPKIILPKAGKKA, translated from the coding sequence ATGACATTTACTAGTAAGCAGAGAGCATATTTAAAAAGTTTGGCAGCTGATCTTGAGCCTGTTTTTCAGATTGGTAAATCAAGCGTCAGCCCGGAAGTTATCAGTGCTATCTCAGAATCTTTTAATACACATGAACTTATCAAGATAACTGTCCTCAAGAACTGTCTTGATGATGTCAAGGAAGTAGCTATAACTGTTTCAGAGCGTACACGTTCTGATCTTGTACAGGTTATAGGTAGAAAATTTGTATTATATAAACCTTTTAAGGATGATCCCAAGATCATATTACCTAAGGCTGGCAAGAAGGCTTAA
- the hisD gene encoding histidinol dehydrogenase, with translation MKTLQLNSKTKQELLGNLLNRNPGSYTQYEQTVNEIIENVRINGDKALFDYTLKFDKCELDASKVTVTRQEIEDAYAKLSPDFIEVMKKSADNIRVFHEKQKRNSWIETKEDGSILGQRILPIEISGVYVPGGKAAYPSSVLMNVVPAKVAGVERIIMCTPPQADGSVNPGTLVAADIAGVDEVYKVGGAQAIAAMAFGTESIPKVDKITGPGNIFVALAKKACFGHVSIDSIAGPSEILVLADDTARARYVAADLLSQAEHDELASAILVTTSQKLADEVSNEIEELLKTLSRADIIRKSLENYGYIFVADTMEDAIDAANAVASEHLEIITSNPFEVMTKIKNAGAIFLGEYSSEPLGDYFAGPNHILPTNRTARFFSPLNVDDFMKKSSIIAYSREALEKVHKDIELFAKEESLTAHANSIAVRFEK, from the coding sequence ATGAAGACTTTGCAGTTAAATTCCAAGACAAAACAGGAGTTACTTGGAAATCTATTAAACAGAAATCCCGGAAGCTATACGCAGTATGAACAAACTGTTAATGAGATAATTGAAAACGTCAGAATTAACGGAGATAAGGCTTTATTTGATTACACGCTTAAGTTTGATAAATGTGAGCTTGACGCATCTAAAGTTACGGTTACCAGACAGGAGATAGAAGATGCCTACGCAAAGCTTTCACCTGATTTTATTGAGGTGATGAAAAAAAGCGCTGATAACATCAGGGTATTTCACGAAAAACAAAAGCGTAATTCCTGGATAGAAACAAAAGAAGATGGAAGTATTTTAGGGCAGAGAATCCTGCCGATAGAAATATCCGGAGTTTATGTTCCCGGTGGTAAAGCTGCTTACCCATCAAGTGTTCTTATGAATGTTGTTCCGGCCAAGGTTGCAGGAGTTGAACGTATTATAATGTGTACTCCGCCTCAGGCAGATGGCTCAGTTAACCCTGGAACACTTGTAGCTGCTGATATAGCAGGAGTTGATGAAGTATACAAAGTTGGCGGAGCTCAGGCAATAGCTGCAATGGCATTTGGAACTGAGAGTATTCCAAAAGTAGATAAGATCACTGGTCCAGGTAATATTTTTGTTGCTCTTGCTAAAAAGGCTTGTTTTGGACATGTTTCAATTGACTCAATAGCTGGCCCAAGTGAGATTCTTGTACTTGCAGATGATACAGCAAGGGCAAGATATGTAGCTGCAGATTTGCTTTCTCAAGCTGAACACGATGAGCTTGCCAGTGCAATTCTCGTAACTACTTCCCAAAAGCTTGCTGACGAGGTTTCAAACGAAATTGAGGAATTATTAAAGACCTTATCAAGAGCAGATATAATCCGCAAATCTCTTGAAAACTACGGTTATATATTTGTCGCAGACACTATGGAAGATGCTATAGATGCTGCTAACGCAGTTGCTTCTGAGCACCTGGAGATAATAACTTCTAATCCTTTTGAGGTCATGACCAAGATTAAAAATGCAGGAGCTATTTTCCTTGGAGAATATTCTTCAGAGCCCCTTGGAGACTACTTTGCGGGCCCTAATCACATTCTTCCTACAAATAGAACTGCTAGATTTTTCTCACCGCTTAACGTTGACGACTTTATGAAAAAGAGCAGTATTATTGCCTATTCAAGAGAGGCACTTGAAAAGGTTCACAAGGATATTGAACTGTTTGCAAAAGAAGAAAGCCTTACAGCTCACGCTAATTCCATAGCAGTGAGATTTGAAAAATAA
- the nadD gene encoding nicotinate-nucleotide adenylyltransferase, giving the protein MECRKIGILGGTFDPIHNAHLLLGESAREQFGLDRVIYIPNNLAHMPHRTEVSGAEERYQMVKMAINDNPYFTCSRLEIDKPDGSYTIDTITDLKNMYPGDELYLILGADSVLGIDSWYRASDLLKSCIIIAATRYDDDVAALDKKRRELQSIYGADIRILNFNRIDISATDIRERIKKGRSVRYMLPDGCIEFICIKGLYK; this is encoded by the coding sequence ATGGAATGCAGAAAGATTGGTATACTGGGAGGAACATTTGATCCTATTCACAACGCTCATCTGTTACTGGGTGAGTCCGCAAGAGAACAATTTGGACTGGACAGAGTAATCTATATTCCTAATAATCTTGCGCATATGCCACATCGCACAGAAGTTTCCGGTGCAGAAGAGAGATATCAGATGGTCAAAATGGCCATTAATGATAACCCTTATTTTACATGTTCCAGACTTGAAATAGACAAGCCTGATGGTAGTTACACAATTGACACCATTACTGATCTTAAAAATATGTATCCGGGTGATGAACTGTATCTTATACTTGGAGCTGATTCAGTTCTTGGTATCGATTCATGGTACAGAGCAAGTGATCTTCTTAAATCATGCATTATTATTGCTGCAACAAGGTATGATGATGATGTAGCGGCCCTAGACAAGAAGAGACGAGAACTCCAGAGTATTTACGGCGCTGATATTAGAATTCTCAATTTCAACAGAATTGATATTTCAGCTACGGATATCAGAGAACGAATAAAAAAGGGAAGATCTGTAAGATATATGCTTCCTGATGGATGTATCGAATTTATCTGTATTAAGGGGTTGTATAAATGA
- the rplU gene encoding 50S ribosomal protein L21 encodes MYAIIVTGGKQYKVSEGDEIRVEKLDIESGKEVTFDNVIAVNDGKALKVAGDVSSAKVSATVVEQGRAKKVVVYKYKRKTGYHKKNGHRQPFTLVKIDKITL; translated from the coding sequence ATGTACGCAATTATTGTAACTGGTGGTAAGCAGTACAAAGTTTCCGAGGGCGACGAAATCAGAGTAGAGAAGCTCGATATCGAGTCTGGAAAAGAAGTAACATTTGATAATGTTATCGCAGTAAACGACGGAAAGGCACTTAAGGTTGCTGGCGATGTTAGCTCAGCAAAGGTTAGCGCTACAGTTGTAGAGCAGGGCCGTGCTAAGAAGGTTGTTGTTTACAAGTACAAGAGAAAGACTGGCTATCACAAAAAGAATGGCCACAGACAGCCTTTCACACTTGTTAAGATTGACAAGATCACACTGTAA
- a CDS encoding TIGR03936 family radical SAM-associated protein: protein MHKLRLKFSKNGPIKFIGHLDVMRYFQKAIRRAELDIKYSEGFSPHQVISFAQPLSVGATSDGEYMDMTLNSMISTEDVKNKLNEVMNEGIEILAVTELGEKDDKAMTLAYAAKYTIKFRESLKPDFDWISEFKKYLDNDTLPAMKKTKSGEKEIDMKPMIFDYSFDEENESVTLLLSMSSLATLKPALLFGGFMKSKGIELNNNALDIHRIDIYKLCDGDKPYIEPFITDDITTRFYLNV, encoded by the coding sequence ATGCATAAACTTCGTTTGAAATTTTCCAAGAATGGTCCTATCAAATTTATCGGCCATCTTGATGTTATGAGATATTTTCAAAAAGCTATCAGAAGAGCTGAACTTGATATCAAATATTCAGAGGGTTTTAGCCCTCACCAGGTTATTTCTTTTGCCCAACCCCTGAGCGTTGGTGCAACAAGTGATGGCGAATACATGGATATGACTCTTAACTCTATGATCAGCACTGAAGATGTCAAAAATAAGCTCAATGAAGTCATGAATGAGGGCATAGAAATTTTGGCTGTAACAGAACTTGGCGAAAAAGACGACAAAGCCATGACTTTAGCTTATGCGGCCAAATATACAATCAAGTTCAGAGAATCCTTAAAGCCTGATTTTGACTGGATATCTGAGTTTAAAAAATATCTGGATAATGATACACTTCCGGCTATGAAGAAGACTAAGAGCGGTGAAAAAGAAATTGATATGAAGCCAATGATATTTGACTACAGCTTTGATGAAGAAAATGAGTCAGTTACGCTTCTTCTTAGCATGAGTTCACTTGCAACCCTTAAACCGGCGCTTTTATTTGGCGGCTTCATGAAATCCAAGGGAATTGAATTAAACAATAATGCTCTTGATATCCACAGAATCGATATTTACAAGTTATGCGACGGCGATAAGCCTTATATTGAGCCTTTCATTACAGATGATATTACTACGAGGTTTTACTTAAATGTCTGA